A window from Verrucomicrobiia bacterium encodes these proteins:
- a CDS encoding amidase, with translation MVALALLAGLSGPGLGSPQARAAAPTVRLEDATVADLQRAMDEGRLTSEKLVGMYLRRIEAYDRQGPAINSVIHLNPRALEEARALDEERRTRGPRSPYHGVPVVLKDLFDTRDMPTTCGFLPMKDSQPIHDAFVVARLREAGAIILAKVNMSDWFGVPPRGNQSTVLGRTLNPYNLDLTPGGSSGGTGAALAAWFAQGGLGSETGVSIRNPTANNSLVGLAPTEGLISRAGQTMTSFHQERCGPMGRSVYDVAALTDVVAGFDAEDLLTAQSLGRLPAQPYTSFLRADGLRGARIGVFRDLFRKGPQHEEGVALVEQAIAAMKAQGAVILDPLTLGFDLFALMTDARLNYYEGPFSYEVYFRRLGPDAPIRSVEELLAKGGSLVKSNIVKATREVHSLMHHPDYLARLKTRETLRAAAVRLMDQYQLDCLVHPFKSVPPEPHLATQTEKDNPFSAVTGLPAVLVPAGYTRESNGPIGIEFLGRPFSEPVLFRIAHAYEQASKVRRSPPTTPALEGEAF, from the coding sequence ATGGTTGCTCTCGCCCTGCTCGCGGGCTTGTCAGGACCGGGGTTGGGTTCGCCTCAAGCCCGGGCTGCCGCCCCCACGGTGCGTCTGGAGGATGCCACGGTGGCGGATCTTCAACGGGCGATGGACGAGGGGCGGTTGACCTCGGAAAAGCTCGTGGGGATGTACCTGCGCCGGATCGAGGCCTACGACCGGCAGGGGCCGGCGATCAACTCGGTGATCCACCTGAATCCGCGTGCGCTTGAGGAGGCCCGGGCGCTGGACGAGGAACGGCGCACCCGCGGGCCCCGGTCGCCGTACCATGGGGTGCCGGTGGTGTTGAAGGATCTCTTCGACACGAGGGATATGCCGACGACCTGCGGGTTCCTGCCGATGAAGGATTCGCAGCCGATCCACGACGCGTTCGTCGTCGCCCGGTTGCGCGAGGCTGGCGCGATCATTCTGGCCAAGGTCAACATGAGCGACTGGTTCGGTGTGCCGCCGCGGGGGAACCAGAGCACCGTGCTGGGCCGGACGCTCAACCCTTACAACCTCGACCTCACTCCGGGCGGATCGAGCGGCGGGACCGGGGCCGCCCTGGCCGCGTGGTTTGCGCAGGGCGGCCTGGGGAGCGAGACGGGCGTCTCGATTCGCAATCCGACCGCGAACAACAGCCTGGTGGGCCTTGCGCCGACCGAAGGGTTGATCAGCCGCGCGGGCCAGACCATGACCTCGTTCCACCAGGAACGCTGCGGTCCGATGGGGCGCAGCGTTTATGATGTCGCGGCCTTGACCGATGTGGTGGCGGGGTTCGATGCGGAGGATCTGCTCACCGCGCAATCGTTGGGGCGGCTGCCGGCGCAGCCCTACACCTCGTTTCTGCGGGCCGACGGGTTGCGGGGCGCACGCATCGGGGTGTTTCGGGATCTGTTCCGCAAGGGCCCGCAGCACGAGGAGGGCGTGGCGCTGGTCGAGCAGGCCATTGCCGCGATGAAGGCGCAGGGTGCGGTGATCCTCGACCCGTTGACCCTGGGATTCGATCTGTTCGCCCTGATGACCGACGCGCGGCTGAACTACTACGAGGGACCGTTTTCCTATGAGGTCTATTTCAGGAGGCTCGGGCCGGACGCCCCGATCCGGAGCGTCGAGGAACTCCTGGCCAAGGGCGGCAGCCTGGTGAAGAGCAACATCGTCAAGGCCACCCGGGAAGTTCATTCGCTGATGCACCATCCGGATTACCTGGCGCGGCTCAAGACGCGCGAGACGCTGCGGGCCGCCGCGGTGCGGTTGATGGATCAGTACCAGCTCGATTGCCTGGTGCATCCGTTCAAGTCGGTGCCGCCCGAGCCGCACCTGGCGACCCAGACGGAAAAGGACAATCCGTTCAGTGCCGTGACCGGACTTCCGGCGGTGCTGGTTCCGGCGGGGTACACGCGGGAATCGAACGGGCCCATCGGGATCGAGTTTCTCGGACGGCCTTTCTCCGAACCCGTCCTGTTCCGGATCGCGCACGCCTACGAGCAGGCTTCGAAGGTGCGGCGTTCCCCACCGACGACCCCGGCGTTGGAGGGGGAGGCGTTCTGA
- a CDS encoding efflux RND transporter permease subunit translates to MTAAEIGIRRPVLTIVIALLIVIAGIIGLTQLGVREYPAVDPPTLSINTSYVGAAAEVVQAQITEPIEEAINTVAGIRTLTSTSREGVSQVSAEFSLDTDLDAAASDVRDQVARAVRNLPPDVNPPVLNKAHADSSPIFGIALRSERRSQLELGAYANALRERLQTVPGIASVDQPAEKRYAMRLWMDPEKIAAYNLSPVDIRRALQRESIELPSGRIEGESIELPVKTFSRLNTPAEFNALVIKRGPEGIVRFRDVGYAELGPQNERGALKMGEFPIAGLYFRPQPGANQIEIVDELHRRLDRVRRELPEDIQMEIAFDNTQYVRRSLREVTETLGIAFVLVVLVVFAFFREWRTTLIPVLAIPVSIVGGFAVMAAAGFSINTLTLLGMVLAIGLVVDDAIVVLENIYAKVEQGMPPIEAAIAGLREIFLAILATTASLVVVFLPLLFMGGLSGRLFREFGVTIAGAVVISAIVALTLAPMVSSRLLRRRERHGWLMRTTEPFFQAIEAGYGRLLDGFLRWRWLGLAVLVGAAFAIHTVFQVLPRELSPLEDRGRIWVRATAPEGVSYDYMQNYMDDVAKAVMERVPEAPVTMTQVPGSGGGPGIQGAINTGFVRLFLTDKETRSRSQQEIAADLQGLGAEFTGARLNITQEASIGERRSTQSGVQFVIQATGLEPLREVLPAFLEAARRSPVFTFVDADLRFSKPEVQVRIERDKAQMLGVSALDIAEALQAALSGQRFGYFIHEGKQYDVIGQFTRDYRSRPRDLGTIVVPTADGSSVVRLDNLVTLEESSAPPELYRYNRYSAATVAGTLAHGRTMGEGIAVFEEVARATLDDRFTTSLTGGARDFVESSSSLGWVFLLALILIYLVLAAQFESFLDPFVILLTVPLAIAGALLGLWMFGQSLNIFSQIGLIMLIGLVAKNGILIVEFANQRRDAGAPSALVAAHQAATARLRPILMTTLSTILGILPIALAIGAGSESRVSMGIAVIGGLISGGALTLFVIPAMYSFLSRRKAAISGPALEPVAVASESGRMGSSVPAAT, encoded by the coding sequence ATGACCGCCGCCGAGATTGGCATCCGAAGGCCGGTGCTCACGATCGTCATCGCCCTGCTGATCGTCATCGCGGGGATCATCGGGTTGACGCAGCTCGGGGTGCGCGAGTATCCGGCGGTGGATCCTCCGACCTTGTCGATCAACACCTCGTATGTGGGCGCGGCGGCCGAGGTGGTGCAGGCGCAGATCACCGAGCCGATCGAGGAGGCCATCAACACCGTGGCGGGCATCCGGACCCTGACCTCGACGAGCCGCGAGGGCGTGAGCCAGGTCAGTGCGGAGTTCAGCCTCGACACCGATCTGGATGCCGCCGCGAGCGATGTGCGGGACCAGGTGGCGCGGGCGGTGCGGAACCTTCCGCCGGACGTGAACCCTCCGGTGCTCAACAAGGCGCATGCGGATTCGAGTCCGATCTTCGGGATTGCGTTGCGGAGCGAGCGGCGTTCGCAGCTCGAGCTGGGCGCCTACGCGAATGCGCTGAGGGAACGGTTGCAGACGGTGCCCGGCATCGCCTCGGTCGATCAACCGGCCGAGAAGCGGTACGCGATGCGGCTGTGGATGGATCCGGAGAAGATCGCGGCCTACAACCTGTCGCCCGTGGACATCCGGCGGGCGTTGCAGCGGGAGAGCATCGAGCTGCCGTCCGGACGGATCGAGGGCGAGTCGATCGAGCTGCCGGTGAAGACCTTCTCCCGGCTGAACACGCCGGCCGAGTTCAATGCGCTGGTGATCAAGCGCGGCCCCGAGGGGATCGTGCGGTTTCGCGACGTCGGGTATGCCGAGTTGGGACCGCAGAACGAGCGCGGGGCGCTCAAGATGGGGGAGTTTCCGATCGCGGGGCTGTACTTCCGTCCGCAACCCGGGGCCAACCAGATCGAGATTGTGGACGAACTGCATCGGCGGCTGGACCGGGTGCGACGGGAACTGCCGGAGGACATCCAGATGGAGATCGCCTTCGACAACACGCAGTACGTGAGGCGTTCGTTGCGGGAGGTCACCGAGACGCTGGGCATCGCCTTCGTGCTGGTGGTGCTGGTGGTGTTCGCCTTCTTCCGGGAGTGGCGGACCACGCTGATTCCGGTGCTGGCGATTCCGGTGTCGATTGTGGGCGGGTTTGCGGTGATGGCGGCGGCGGGGTTTTCGATCAACACGCTCACGCTGCTGGGGATGGTGCTGGCGATCGGCCTGGTGGTGGACGACGCGATCGTCGTGCTGGAGAACATCTACGCCAAGGTCGAGCAGGGCATGCCGCCGATCGAGGCGGCCATCGCGGGGTTGAGGGAGATCTTCCTGGCCATCCTGGCGACCACGGCCTCGCTGGTGGTGGTGTTCCTGCCGCTGCTGTTCATGGGGGGACTGTCCGGGCGGTTGTTCCGGGAGTTCGGGGTGACCATTGCCGGGGCGGTGGTGATCTCGGCGATCGTGGCATTGACGCTGGCGCCGATGGTGAGTTCGCGGCTGCTGAGGCGGCGGGAACGGCACGGGTGGCTGATGAGGACAACCGAGCCGTTCTTCCAGGCGATCGAGGCGGGGTACGGGCGGCTGCTGGACGGGTTCCTGAGGTGGCGCTGGCTGGGTCTGGCGGTGCTGGTGGGGGCGGCCTTCGCGATTCACACGGTGTTCCAGGTCCTACCCCGGGAGCTGTCACCCCTCGAGGATCGGGGACGCATCTGGGTCCGGGCGACGGCTCCCGAGGGGGTCAGCTACGACTACATGCAGAACTACATGGATGATGTCGCCAAGGCGGTGATGGAGCGGGTGCCCGAAGCGCCGGTGACCATGACCCAGGTGCCCGGGTCGGGGGGGGGGCCGGGAATCCAGGGGGCGATCAACACGGGGTTTGTGCGGTTGTTTCTGACGGACAAGGAAACGCGGAGCCGTTCGCAGCAGGAGATTGCGGCGGATCTTCAGGGGCTGGGAGCGGAGTTCACGGGGGCCCGGCTCAACATCACGCAGGAGGCCAGCATCGGGGAACGGCGCTCGACGCAGAGCGGGGTGCAATTCGTGATCCAGGCGACCGGACTGGAGCCCTTGCGGGAGGTGCTGCCCGCCTTTCTCGAGGCGGCGCGGCGGAGTCCGGTGTTCACCTTCGTCGATGCGGATCTGCGCTTCAGCAAGCCCGAGGTGCAGGTGCGGATCGAGCGGGACAAGGCGCAGATGCTTGGGGTGAGCGCGCTGGACATTGCGGAGGCGCTCCAGGCGGCGTTGAGCGGGCAGCGCTTCGGGTACTTCATTCACGAAGGGAAGCAGTACGATGTGATCGGGCAGTTCACCCGGGATTACCGGTCGAGGCCGCGCGATCTGGGCACCATTGTGGTCCCCACCGCGGACGGTTCGAGCGTGGTGCGGCTGGACAACCTGGTGACCCTCGAGGAGAGCAGCGCGCCGCCCGAGTTGTATCGGTACAACCGGTACAGCGCGGCCACCGTGGCCGGGACCCTGGCCCACGGGCGCACCATGGGCGAGGGGATCGCCGTGTTCGAAGAGGTGGCACGGGCGACCCTGGACGACCGGTTCACCACGTCCTTGACCGGCGGTGCGAGGGATTTCGTCGAGAGTTCCTCGTCGCTCGGCTGGGTGTTCCTCCTGGCGCTGATCCTGATCTACCTGGTGCTGGCTGCGCAGTTCGAGAGCTTCCTCGATCCGTTTGTCATCCTGCTGACCGTGCCCCTGGCCATCGCCGGGGCGCTGCTGGGGTTGTGGATGTTCGGGCAGTCGCTGAACATTTTCTCCCAGATCGGTCTGATCATGCTGATCGGGTTGGTGGCCAAGAACGGCATCCTCATCGTCGAGTTCGCCAATCAGCGCCGGGATGCGGGCGCGCCGTCGGCCCTGGTGGCCGCGCATCAGGCGGCGACCGCACGGTTGCGGCCGATCCTGATGACCACGCTCTCGACCATCCTTGGCATCCTGCCGATCGCCCTCGCCATCGGGGCGGGTTCGGAGAGCCGGGTGTCGATGGGCATCGCCGTGATCGGGGGTTTGATCAGCGGCGGTGCGCTGACGCTGTTTGTCATTCCGGCGATGTATTCGTTCCTGTCGCGGCGGAAGGCGGCGATTTCCGGACCCGCGTTGGAGCCCGTGGCCGTCGCCTCCGAATCCGGGCGGATGGGTTCCTCGGTGCCCGCTGCGACATGA
- a CDS encoding efflux RND transporter periplasmic adaptor subunit has translation MKPVRKFVVMAAVVGIGVAVFWGARWGLRSPAPAPGAQGPAVGAPAASRPPMRVSAVVVRPTLLAEVVTSTGTLRADEGVELQAEINGKVVGIHFTEGSRVKAGDLLVKLNDADLQASHARVTFRKELTSRRERRMALLLQEGISNQEEYDTVMSELDVLEADLTLIEAQIAKTEIRAPFDGIVGLRYVSLGAFVSANTRIATLQNIDHLKVDFSVPERYAGRIQVGSPIRFSVVGFEERFQGEIYAFDPRIESSTRTLLLRAVCPNPRGRLLPGAFASVEFTLDRLEDAILVPSVAVVPGLVEKNVFVAVDGRAERRAVETGTRTEVAVQILSGLKPGDIVLTSGIQQMRAGLAVQPMFANGNGPSS, from the coding sequence ATGAAGCCCGTTCGGAAATTCGTGGTGATGGCCGCCGTGGTGGGGATCGGGGTGGCGGTGTTCTGGGGAGCCCGTTGGGGACTGCGATCCCCGGCACCAGCACCGGGGGCCCAGGGCCCGGCCGTTGGGGCTCCGGCGGCATCCCGACCGCCGATGCGGGTTTCGGCGGTGGTGGTGCGACCGACGCTGCTGGCGGAGGTGGTGACGTCGACGGGTACGCTGCGAGCGGATGAGGGGGTGGAGTTGCAGGCGGAGATCAACGGGAAGGTGGTGGGCATCCACTTCACCGAGGGGTCACGGGTGAAGGCCGGAGACCTGCTGGTGAAACTGAACGACGCCGACCTGCAGGCCTCGCATGCGCGGGTGACATTCCGAAAGGAACTCACGTCGAGGCGGGAGCGGCGGATGGCGTTGCTGCTGCAGGAGGGGATCAGCAACCAGGAGGAGTACGACACCGTGATGAGCGAGCTGGACGTCCTGGAAGCGGACCTGACGCTGATCGAGGCGCAGATTGCCAAGACGGAGATCCGGGCGCCGTTCGATGGCATCGTGGGACTGCGGTACGTGAGCCTGGGCGCCTTCGTGAGCGCGAACACGCGGATCGCCACGTTGCAGAACATCGATCACCTCAAGGTGGATTTTTCGGTGCCCGAGCGGTACGCGGGCCGGATCCAGGTGGGCAGTCCGATCCGGTTTTCGGTGGTCGGATTCGAGGAGCGGTTCCAAGGGGAGATCTACGCGTTCGATCCGCGGATCGAGAGCAGCACGCGCACGCTGCTGCTCCGCGCGGTCTGTCCGAATCCGCGGGGCCGGCTCCTGCCGGGCGCCTTTGCCAGCGTCGAGTTCACGCTGGACCGGCTCGAGGATGCGATCCTGGTGCCGTCGGTGGCGGTGGTGCCGGGCCTGGTCGAGAAGAACGTGTTTGTGGCGGTGGATGGCAGGGCCGAGCGGCGTGCGGTGGAAACGGGCACCCGGACCGAGGTTGCCGTGCAGATCCTTTCCGGACTGAAGCCGGGGGACATCGTGCTCACCTCGGGAATCCAGCAGATGCGGGCCGGCCTCGCGGTCCAGCCGATGTTTGCCAACGGGAACGGCCCTTCGTCATGA
- a CDS encoding asparaginase, translating into MTTCSMMHVASAEVPLPKIAVFSGPTATIQNAYPLITGNKARHQHGLPLLNGPDGRPLAFDRLYAQRLAAPVTVYIEAFSAHPLESDAAELYAPPDGYLDRDGRFREQRTGPDDRPVYAVELRPEDGLYPLPYVARQRDGKAWDAAGAFPGAPFEQTRQTFYPDGSRIFEEIERSGGSLYGKAEYHFYRPAPSGGYTKGLPAGRRTDHGTGDVPPERLGRDFFRYGEHRADAPRGRLAVATRIVQEAMAGGEYAGGIWLEGSPNVEESAYWLNLLIDTTRPIVCHSAQRARGYLSADGDRNIVDGVQYILSGLWADERGRDRLGGVLIVDQVVFSAREVQKGDARPGGYVATGGFGGVLGSVGYDTTITFLPNRLHTHRSEVRISALPETVTGVRRDGTRIATRAVRVKDTAGNLVPESIPNVSIVKASRWRDPDPFANGDDEVEVLSRIEANLRGEALAGFVQEGVTGGGLTMPVQAALERAVFSGFPLVKVNRGNPEGFMRRNANDLYIEGGNLTATKARLLLMASLLKLGALPPAVDPMRPTEAERRAILGRIAEYQRIFDTH; encoded by the coding sequence ATGACGACGTGCTCGATGATGCACGTGGCGTCGGCGGAGGTGCCCTTGCCGAAGATCGCGGTGTTTTCGGGGCCGACGGCGACCATCCAGAACGCCTATCCGCTGATCACCGGGAACAAGGCGCGGCATCAGCACGGGTTGCCGCTGCTGAACGGGCCGGACGGCCGGCCGCTGGCCTTCGACCGGCTGTATGCCCAGCGCCTGGCGGCGCCGGTGACGGTGTATATCGAGGCGTTCTCCGCGCACCCCCTCGAGTCGGATGCGGCGGAGCTGTACGCACCGCCGGACGGTTATCTGGACCGGGACGGCCGGTTTCGGGAGCAGCGGACGGGACCGGACGACCGGCCGGTGTACGCGGTGGAACTGCGGCCGGAGGATGGATTGTATCCGCTGCCCTATGTGGCCCGGCAACGGGACGGGAAGGCGTGGGACGCCGCGGGGGCGTTTCCCGGGGCGCCGTTCGAGCAGACCCGGCAGACCTTTTATCCGGACGGGTCGCGGATCTTCGAGGAGATCGAACGGTCGGGGGGATCGCTCTACGGCAAGGCCGAGTACCACTTCTACCGGCCGGCGCCGTCGGGGGGATATACCAAAGGGCTTCCGGCGGGACGGCGCACGGATCATGGCACCGGCGATGTGCCGCCGGAGCGGCTGGGGCGGGACTTCTTCCGGTACGGCGAGCATCGTGCCGACGCGCCGCGCGGGCGGCTGGCGGTGGCGACGCGGATTGTGCAGGAGGCGATGGCGGGCGGGGAATACGCGGGCGGGATCTGGCTCGAGGGAAGTCCGAACGTCGAGGAGTCGGCCTACTGGTTGAACCTCCTCATCGACACGACGCGCCCGATCGTCTGCCACAGTGCGCAGCGGGCGCGCGGGTATCTGAGCGCCGACGGCGACCGCAACATTGTGGACGGCGTCCAGTACATCCTGTCCGGGCTGTGGGCGGATGAGCGCGGCCGGGACCGCCTGGGCGGGGTGTTGATCGTGGACCAGGTGGTGTTCTCGGCACGCGAGGTGCAGAAGGGCGATGCGCGGCCGGGCGGTTATGTGGCCACCGGCGGGTTCGGCGGGGTGCTCGGGAGCGTCGGCTACGACACCACCATCACCTTCCTCCCGAACCGGCTCCACACCCACCGTTCGGAAGTGCGGATCAGTGCCCTGCCGGAAACGGTGACGGGCGTGCGGCGCGACGGAACGCGGATTGCGACGCGGGCGGTGCGGGTGAAGGACACCGCTGGGAACCTGGTTCCTGAATCGATTCCGAACGTCAGCATTGTGAAGGCATCGCGGTGGCGGGATCCGGATCCGTTCGCGAACGGCGACGACGAGGTCGAGGTGTTGTCACGGATCGAGGCGAACCTTCGGGGTGAAGCCCTGGCTGGGTTCGTCCAGGAAGGGGTGACCGGCGGGGGGCTGACGATGCCGGTGCAGGCGGCGCTCGAGCGGGCGGTGTTCTCCGGGTTCCCCCTGGTCAAGGTGAACCGGGGGAATCCCGAGGGCTTCATGCGGCGGAACGCGAACGATCTCTACATCGAAGGCGGGAACCTGACCGCCACCAAGGCGCGGCTCCTGCTGATGGCCTCGTTGCTGAAGCTCGGGGCCCTGCCTCCGGCGGTGGATCCGATGCGACCGACGGAGGCGGAGCGCCGCGCGATCCTGGGCAGGATTGCGGAGTACCAGCGGATCTTCGACACCCACTGA
- a CDS encoding amidase, with product MNSSISPVVPESRHVPAARGVSRRQWFQPRRHRTLGAVAAGLAMAPAILRTATAAYRTSTDSSDDPLFMSATKLAQWIRTKKVSASEVVRLHIDRIQKVDPILNAVVMPCFDRALREAKAADEALARGEIKGALHGVPMTLKDSLDTEGVISTGGTQGRSHFIPPRDATSVARLRAAGAILLGKTNTPEFTTGGVSGLGTTANILYGMTRNPYNPRYTTYGSSGGAGAIVAAGGASFDIGSDFGGSIRGPSHACGIAGIKPTSGRIPRTGHIIDYGGTFDYYQQLGPMARRVEDLVTLLPIVSGPDYIDAAIHDVPLGDPAEVELPRLRIGFYTQQGPGAAGASSEVVSVIQAAVKALSDAGCAVAEAVPPHIMEAVELRGRLTRGDGNAWQKRLTERYGTIVPGPARRFDQPQVPVAEFVAMLERQDAIRTEILTFMENYDVLICPVRATPLPPIGDPDDVGSLPGASFTSIYNLTGYPAGVVRGGSCRNQLPIGVQVVGQPWCEHVVFAAMAHLEKKLGGYQRVTL from the coding sequence ATGAACTCCTCCATTTCCCCCGTAGTGCCCGAATCCCGCCATGTTCCCGCCGCGCGGGGCGTGTCGCGTCGCCAGTGGTTCCAGCCGCGCCGCCATCGCACCCTGGGGGCGGTAGCCGCCGGGCTGGCGATGGCGCCGGCCATCCTCCGAACGGCGACGGCCGCCTATCGGACCTCGACGGATTCGAGCGACGATCCGCTGTTCATGTCGGCGACCAAGCTGGCGCAGTGGATTCGAACGAAGAAGGTCTCGGCCTCTGAGGTTGTGCGGCTGCACATCGACCGGATCCAGAAGGTGGATCCGATTCTGAACGCCGTGGTCATGCCCTGCTTCGACCGGGCGCTGCGCGAGGCGAAGGCGGCGGACGAGGCGCTGGCGCGGGGCGAGATCAAGGGGGCGCTGCACGGGGTGCCGATGACCCTCAAGGATTCCCTCGACACCGAGGGGGTGATTTCCACCGGCGGCACGCAGGGTCGCTCGCACTTCATTCCTCCGCGCGACGCGACCTCCGTTGCCCGGCTGCGTGCTGCCGGTGCCATTCTGCTGGGAAAGACGAACACGCCGGAGTTCACCACGGGCGGCGTGTCCGGGTTGGGCACCACCGCGAACATCCTCTACGGGATGACGCGGAACCCGTACAACCCGCGCTACACGACCTATGGATCGAGCGGAGGCGCGGGGGCGATCGTGGCGGCGGGCGGGGCCTCGTTCGACATCGGGAGCGACTTTGGAGGGAGCATTCGCGGTCCGTCGCATGCGTGCGGGATCGCGGGGATCAAGCCGACCTCGGGCCGCATTCCGCGCACCGGACACATCATCGATTACGGCGGCACCTTCGACTACTACCAGCAGCTCGGGCCCATGGCGCGCCGGGTCGAGGATCTGGTGACCCTACTGCCGATCGTCAGCGGTCCGGACTACATCGACGCCGCGATTCACGACGTTCCGCTGGGCGATCCTGCGGAGGTTGAACTGCCGAGACTGCGGATCGGGTTCTACACGCAGCAGGGTCCGGGGGCGGCCGGCGCCTCGAGCGAAGTGGTGTCGGTGATTCAGGCGGCGGTGAAGGCGCTGTCCGACGCCGGATGTGCCGTCGCCGAGGCCGTGCCGCCCCACATCATGGAGGCGGTCGAGTTGCGGGGCCGGTTGACGCGGGGCGACGGCAATGCCTGGCAGAAGCGGTTGACCGAACGCTACGGGACCATCGTGCCCGGTCCGGCGCGCCGGTTCGACCAGCCGCAGGTTCCCGTGGCGGAGTTCGTGGCGATGCTCGAGCGCCAGGACGCCATCCGGACCGAGATCCTGACCTTCATGGAGAACTACGATGTCCTGATCTGCCCGGTGCGGGCGACGCCGCTCCCACCGATCGGGGATCCGGACGATGTGGGGAGCCTGCCGGGTGCGAGCTTCACCTCGATCTACAACCTGACGGGCTATCCCGCCGGGGTGGTGCGCGGCGGAAGCTGCCGGAACCAGCTTCCCATCGGGGTGCAGGTGGTCGGCCAGCCGTGGTGTGAGCACGTCGTGTTCGCGGCCATGGCGCATCTCGAGAAGAAGCTGGGCGGATACCAAAGGGTGACCCTGTGA
- a CDS encoding amidase: MSESTPVLESDLPATASRSGCRRTRSETWSRRQFLAAGAMAGGVLASGRLASVSWGAAPSELLTQSATELASRIRKKEISSVEIVEACLRRIESLHPMLNAVVTVCGDRAMAEAKMADSRLARGDVAGPLHGVPFTLKDSIETEGVVTTAGSLGLRSWVPTKDATVAARLRKAGAILLGKTNTPEFTLGGFNRGTYNLVFGQTNNPYNTAHTPRGSSGGAGAIVAACGSPFDIGSDFGGSIRSPAHACGIAGVKPTTGRVPRTGHWPGYGGAFDSYQQLGPMARWMVDMITLLPIVSGPDFRDAAAVPAPLGDPAKVDLKSLRVAFYTDNGVVTPTPETQAMVRAAARAMSEAGAMVKEDFHGGDAEGNEIRQKLTRADGGAWYQRLLDKAGTTEPSPGIRRNLTGNTIPTSEFTDYMERQDALRSRLLGWMKNYDIILCPTNAFPAPAHDRPVPQSAGYTSIYNLTTWPACVVRYGTSAEGLPLGLQIVGQPWREDHIFAVGQFLEKTGGWKAPSMLLASL; this comes from the coding sequence ATGTCGGAATCCACCCCCGTCCTCGAGAGTGACCTTCCCGCCACCGCCTCCCGATCCGGTTGCCGCCGAACCCGGTCTGAAACCTGGTCACGACGGCAGTTTCTCGCCGCGGGCGCCATGGCGGGCGGTGTGCTGGCCTCCGGGCGCCTGGCCAGTGTGAGCTGGGGCGCGGCACCGTCCGAACTCCTGACGCAGTCCGCCACCGAACTGGCGTCGCGGATCCGGAAGAAGGAGATCTCGTCGGTGGAGATCGTCGAGGCCTGCCTGCGCCGGATCGAGTCGCTGCACCCGATGTTGAACGCGGTGGTGACCGTGTGCGGGGACCGGGCGATGGCGGAAGCGAAGATGGCCGACTCGCGGCTGGCGCGGGGCGACGTTGCAGGACCGCTGCACGGGGTGCCGTTCACGCTGAAGGATTCGATCGAGACGGAGGGGGTGGTGACGACGGCGGGGTCGCTGGGACTGCGGAGCTGGGTTCCCACGAAGGACGCCACGGTGGCGGCGCGGTTGCGGAAGGCCGGGGCCATCCTGCTGGGCAAGACCAACACCCCGGAGTTCACCCTGGGCGGCTTCAACCGGGGGACCTACAACCTGGTCTTTGGCCAGACCAACAATCCCTACAACACCGCGCACACGCCGCGGGGATCGAGCGGCGGGGCGGGGGCGATCGTGGCGGCCTGCGGATCGCCCTTCGACATCGGGAGCGACTTCGGGGGCAGCATCCGGTCCCCGGCCCACGCCTGCGGCATTGCCGGGGTCAAGCCGACGACGGGTCGCGTTCCGCGGACGGGACACTGGCCGGGATACGGGGGGGCGTTTGATTCCTACCAGCAGTTGGGGCCGATGGCGCGATGGATGGTCGATATGATCACCCTCCTGCCGATCGTTTCGGGGCCGGACTTCCGGGATGCCGCGGCGGTGCCGGCGCCGCTGGGGGATCCGGCGAAGGTGGATCTGAAATCCCTGCGGGTGGCGTTTTACACGGACAACGGGGTGGTGACGCCGACACCGGAGACGCAGGCCATGGTGCGGGCCGCGGCGCGGGCGATGAGCGAGGCGGGGGCGATGGTGAAGGAGGATTTTCATGGGGGCGACGCCGAGGGGAACGAGATCCGGCAGAAGCTGACGCGGGCGGACGGGGGGGCGTGGTACCAGCGGTTGCTGGACAAGGCGGGGACCACCGAGCCATCGCCGGGCATCCGGCGGAACCTGACGGGCAACACCATCCCGACCTCTGAGTTCACCGATTACATGGAACGGCAGGACGCCCTGCGCAGCCGGTTGCTGGGGTGGATGAAGAACTACGACATCATCCTGTGTCCGACCAACGCCTTCCCGGCGCCGGCGCATGACCGGCCGGTGCCGCAGTCGGCGGGGTACACCTCGATCTACAACCTGACCACCTGGCCCGCGTGCGTGGTGCGGTACGGGACATCTGCGGAAGGGCTGCCGCTCGGTCTCCAGATTGTCGGTCAGCCATGGCGTGAGGATCACATCTTCGCGGTCGGACAATTCCTGGAAAAGACGGGCGGCTGGAAGGCGCCCTCGATGCTGCTGGCCTCCCTTTGA